The following are encoded together in the Chanodichthys erythropterus isolate Z2021 chromosome 16, ASM2448905v1, whole genome shotgun sequence genome:
- the LOC137003233 gene encoding dual specificity protein phosphatase 14 produces the protein MAMISQITPTLYLSGVEALNQSALDHRGVTLLVNACAEYPCPEYEGVKCICVPVEDRPHAPLDQHFDSVAERIQQNHTGSSLVFCSAGRSRSPSLIMAYLMRFEGVSLLQAHQRVLAARPFIRPNAGFWRQLLQYERKLTHCNSIRMVATSQGVLPEAVQLTQDSSSYCLNL, from the coding sequence ATGGCAATGATCTCTCAGATCACTCCCACTCTGTACCTGAGTGGAGTGGAGGCCCTGAATCAGTCGGCGCTGGACCACAGAGGCGTTACTTTGCTGGTGAACGCCTGCGCTGAATATCCCTGCCCTGAGTATGAGGGGGTGAAATGCATTTGCGTGCCAGTGGAGGACCGTCCTCACGCCCCTCTTGACCAGCACTTTGACAGCGTGGCTGAGCGGATCCAGCAGAACCACACTGGAAGCTCGCTGGTGTTCTGCTCGGCCGGTAGAAGCAGGTCTCCGTCTCTTATCATGGCGTATCTCATGAGGTTTGAGGGAGTCTCACTGCTTCAGGCTCATCAGCGGGTTCTGGCTGCACGGCCCTTCATCCGGCCAAACGCAGGCTTCTGGAGGCAACTGCTTCAGTACGAGAGGAAACTGACCCACTGCAACAGCATCAGGATGGTGGCCACCTCACAGGGCGTCCTACCTGAGGCCGTCCAGCTCACACAGGACTCGTCATCATACTGCCTTAATTTATAA